A window from Sphingopyxis alaskensis RB2256 encodes these proteins:
- a CDS encoding replication-associated recombination protein A, with the protein MAGDLFGEETPTARQDAATGAAPLAERLRPRSLAEVVGQEHLTGTDGAIGRMVAAGQLSSIILWGPPGTGKTTIARLLAEAVKMRFAALSAVFSGVADLRQAFADAEKMAATGKRTLLFVDEIHRFNRAQQDGFLPYVERGTVVLVGATTENPSFALNAALLSRAQVLVLNRLGDAALETLIDRAEAETGRALPVTTEARAALVASADGDGRFLLNQVETLFSVTLDAPLDPAELAQFLHRRMPVYDRDRDGHYNLISALHKAVRGSDPQAALYWLARMLVAGEEPLYVLRRLTRLASEDIGLADPQALVQCLAAKDAYQFLGSPEGELAIVQACLYLATAPKSNAAYAAQKAAWSAARETGSLAPPANILNAPTKLMKDLGYGAGYSYDHDAPDGFSGDNYWPDGMAPGDYYRPVDRGFEKRIAERMAWWDAQRRSGR; encoded by the coding sequence ATGGCGGGCGATCTCTTCGGTGAGGAAACACCGACCGCGCGGCAGGACGCGGCGACCGGCGCCGCGCCGCTCGCTGAGCGGCTGCGGCCGCGCTCGCTGGCTGAGGTCGTCGGACAGGAGCATCTGACGGGCACCGACGGCGCGATCGGGCGCATGGTCGCTGCGGGCCAATTGTCGTCGATCATCCTGTGGGGGCCGCCGGGCACGGGCAAGACGACCATCGCGCGCCTTCTGGCCGAGGCGGTGAAGATGCGTTTCGCCGCGCTGTCGGCAGTTTTTTCGGGCGTCGCCGATTTGCGCCAGGCCTTTGCCGATGCCGAAAAAATGGCTGCGACGGGCAAACGGACCCTGCTCTTCGTCGACGAGATCCATCGCTTCAACCGCGCGCAACAGGACGGCTTCCTGCCCTATGTCGAGCGCGGCACCGTCGTGCTCGTCGGCGCGACGACGGAGAACCCCAGCTTTGCCCTGAACGCCGCGCTGCTCAGCCGCGCGCAGGTGCTGGTGCTGAACCGGCTTGGCGATGCTGCGCTCGAAACGCTGATCGACCGCGCCGAAGCCGAAACCGGCCGCGCGCTGCCGGTGACGACCGAAGCGCGCGCCGCGCTCGTCGCCAGCGCCGACGGCGACGGGCGGTTCCTGCTCAATCAGGTCGAAACGCTGTTTTCGGTGACGCTCGATGCGCCGCTCGATCCGGCCGAACTTGCGCAATTTCTCCACCGCCGGATGCCCGTCTACGACCGGGATCGCGACGGCCACTATAATCTCATTTCGGCGCTGCATAAGGCGGTGCGCGGCTCCGACCCGCAGGCGGCGCTCTACTGGCTTGCGCGGATGCTCGTTGCGGGCGAGGAACCGCTTTATGTGCTCCGCCGCCTCACCCGCCTTGCGAGCGAGGACATCGGCCTCGCCGACCCGCAGGCGCTGGTGCAGTGCCTCGCCGCAAAGGACGCCTATCAGTTCCTCGGTTCGCCCGAAGGCGAGCTCGCGATCGTGCAGGCGTGCCTCTATCTCGCCACCGCGCCCAAATCGAACGCCGCCTATGCCGCGCAGAAGGCGGCGTGGAGCGCGGCACGCGAGACCGGCAGCCTCGCGCCGCCCGCGAACATCCTCAACGCCCCGACGAAGCTGATGAAGGATCTGGGCTATGGCGCGGGCTACAGCTATGACCATGACGCTCCCGACGGTTTTTCGGGCGACAATTATTGGCCTGACGGCATGGCGCCGGGCGACTATTACCGCCCGGTCGATCGCGGCTTTGAAAAACGGATTGCCGAGCGCATGGCCTGGTGGGACGCGCAACGACGGTCAGGGCGGTGA
- a CDS encoding glycosyltransferase family 4 protein: MDVSDLRIALFSGNYNMTTDGANKALNRLVGYLLAQGAAVRVYSPTVAHPDFEPTGDLVSVPSMAIPGRSEYRIPLSFSSRVRQDIATFAPNIVHISSPDRVARQAAAWARRRRIPVACSVHTRFETYFRYYNLSFLEPLVVAWLRKLYRRCDALIAPSESFAQVLRDQRMNYDIGIWTRGVEQGIFHPGRRDMAWRRSLGIADDTPTIAFLGRLVMEKGLDVFADAIDVLTRRGVPHQVVVIGEGPAGDWFESRLPNAHFVGFQGGADLAHALASCDIFFNPSVTETFGNVTLEAMACGLPVVAARATGSASIVKHGQTGYLVAPGSISGFADHLERYCNDTALRADHGAAAVRESGAYQWDAINQAVADTYLRLIRQKQRHGG, translated from the coding sequence ATGGACGTTTCGGACCTTCGCATCGCCCTGTTCAGCGGCAATTACAACATGACGACCGACGGCGCGAACAAGGCGCTCAATCGCCTCGTCGGATATCTGCTGGCGCAGGGCGCGGCGGTGCGCGTCTATTCGCCGACCGTCGCCCACCCCGACTTCGAACCCACCGGCGACCTCGTCAGCGTGCCGTCGATGGCGATCCCCGGGCGCAGCGAATATCGCATACCCTTGAGCTTTTCATCGAGGGTGCGCCAGGACATCGCCACCTTTGCGCCCAACATCGTCCATATCTCCAGCCCCGATCGCGTGGCGCGACAGGCGGCGGCGTGGGCGCGGCGGCGCCGGATTCCGGTGGCCTGTTCGGTCCATACGCGCTTCGAAACCTATTTCCGCTATTATAATCTGTCGTTCCTCGAACCGCTCGTGGTCGCCTGGCTGCGCAAACTCTATCGCCGCTGCGACGCGCTGATCGCGCCGTCCGAAAGCTTTGCGCAGGTGCTCCGCGACCAGCGGATGAATTATGACATCGGCATCTGGACGCGCGGCGTCGAACAGGGGATTTTTCACCCCGGCCGCCGCGACATGGCCTGGCGCCGGTCGCTCGGCATCGCCGACGACACGCCCACTATCGCCTTCCTCGGGCGGCTGGTGATGGAAAAGGGGCTCGACGTCTTTGCCGATGCCATCGACGTGCTGACGCGCCGCGGCGTGCCGCATCAGGTGGTGGTGATCGGCGAGGGGCCGGCGGGCGACTGGTTCGAATCGCGCCTGCCCAACGCGCATTTCGTGGGCTTTCAGGGCGGCGCCGATCTCGCTCATGCGCTTGCGTCGTGCGACATCTTCTTCAACCCGTCGGTCACCGAAACCTTTGGCAATGTCACGCTCGAGGCCATGGCGTGCGGGCTGCCGGTGGTGGCGGCGCGCGCGACGGGCAGCGCGAGTATCGTCAAGCATGGCCAGACGGGCTATCTCGTCGCACCGGGATCGATCTCGGGCTTTGCCGACCATCTCGAGCGTTATTGCAACGATACCGCGCTGCGCGCCGACCATGGCGCCGCGGCGGTGCGCGAAAGCGGCGCCTATCAGTGGGATGCGATCAATCAGGCGGTTGCCGACACCTATTTGCGCCTGATCCGCCAGAAACAGCGGCACGGGGGCTGA
- a CDS encoding hemolysin family protein, with protein sequence MPDDQGSSNRSEEDSSRSGLLSGLKNLLFGGDKEPSLREQIEEVIDEAEEEGEDRRGSNIVGDLSPIERKMLRNLLHFGEQTVDDVAVPRGEIIAIPETASFEDILAIFADAGHSRLPVYRESLDEVIGMIHVKDVFAVLAEKRPPPPLLDLLRQPLYVPQSMGVLDLLAEMRAKRTHLAIVIDEYSGTEGLLTIEDLVEEIVGEIEDEHDDEPEPLIVAGEGGCWEVDARAELDDLGEAVDPRLGEVEEDVDTLGGLAAVLAGHVPEVGEILVHPSGWRIEVTDADERRVHHLRLHPPIDLDPEAPSEQREAF encoded by the coding sequence ATGCCCGACGACCAGGGATCTTCGAACCGATCGGAAGAGGACAGTAGCAGGTCCGGGCTGCTGTCCGGACTGAAAAACCTGCTGTTCGGCGGCGACAAGGAGCCGTCACTGCGCGAACAGATCGAAGAGGTCATCGACGAGGCCGAGGAAGAGGGCGAGGACCGCCGCGGCAGCAACATCGTCGGCGACCTTTCGCCCATCGAGCGCAAGATGCTGCGCAACCTCCTCCATTTCGGCGAGCAGACGGTCGACGATGTCGCGGTGCCGCGCGGCGAGATCATCGCCATCCCCGAAACCGCGAGCTTCGAGGACATCCTCGCGATCTTTGCCGACGCGGGCCACAGCCGCCTGCCGGTCTATCGCGAAAGCCTCGACGAGGTCATCGGCATGATCCACGTCAAGGACGTCTTTGCCGTGCTTGCCGAAAAACGGCCACCACCGCCGCTGCTCGACCTCCTCCGTCAGCCGCTCTACGTCCCGCAATCGATGGGCGTGCTCGACCTGCTCGCCGAAATGCGCGCCAAACGCACCCATCTGGCGATCGTGATCGACGAATATTCGGGCACCGAGGGATTGCTGACGATCGAGGATCTGGTCGAGGAGATCGTCGGCGAGATCGAGGACGAGCATGACGACGAACCCGAGCCGCTGATCGTCGCGGGCGAGGGGGGCTGCTGGGAAGTCGACGCGCGCGCCGAACTCGACGACCTCGGCGAAGCGGTCGATCCGCGGCTCGGCGAGGTCGAGGAGGATGTCGACACGCTCGGCGGGCTCGCTGCGGTGCTCGCGGGGCATGTGCCCGAGGTCGGCGAAATACTCGTCCACCCGAGCGGCTGGCGGATCGAGGTGACCGACGCCGACGAACGCCGCGTCCATCATCTGCGGCTGCATCCGCCGATCGACCTTGATCCCGAAGCGCCATCGGAGCAGCGCGAGGCTTTCTGA
- the ybeY gene encoding rRNA maturation RNase YbeY, with amino-acid sequence MLSVETHAAAPWPDALDWAARAAEAVAAAFAITPFAALADAAPLVEVAVRLTDDAEVHTLNRDFRGRDKPTNVLSFPQVQNDLLESLANSDDGEILLGDIVLARETCAREADEKGVSLAAHATHLIVHGALHLVGYDHMDDVSAAAMEALEVKALASLGIANPYADQD; translated from the coding sequence ATGTTGAGCGTTGAAACCCACGCCGCGGCGCCGTGGCCCGACGCGCTCGACTGGGCAGCGCGCGCGGCCGAGGCGGTGGCAGCGGCGTTTGCCATCACCCCCTTCGCGGCGCTCGCCGACGCGGCGCCGCTGGTCGAGGTTGCGGTGCGCCTGACCGACGATGCCGAGGTGCATACGCTCAACCGCGATTTCCGCGGGCGTGACAAGCCGACCAATGTGCTCTCCTTTCCGCAGGTACAGAACGACCTGCTCGAAAGTCTCGCGAACAGCGACGATGGCGAAATCCTGCTGGGGGACATCGTTCTCGCGCGCGAAACCTGCGCGCGCGAAGCGGATGAGAAGGGCGTTTCGCTCGCCGCCCACGCGACGCACCTCATCGTTCACGGCGCGCTGCACCTCGTCGGCTACGACCATATGGACGATGTTTCGGCGGCGGCGATGGAAGCGCTCGAAGTGAAAGCCCTTGCATCGCTGGGCATCGCCAATCCATATGCCGATCAGGATTAA
- a CDS encoding mechanosensitive ion channel family protein: MTVTIPTAAPTAAAKAARAKTDAATSNPLADMRDWWDSSVAWVNSHWLEIGIAVALGLVIYVLLSMIRRIALRRAQAAPGEFTLTDIVGRVIHKTKSLVLAIIAVRLVAGYAQPPALFMQAIHFAFTVAVVLQAAIWAREIILGLIQRRAAEGHNETLSNAMGIIRLLISVALFAVAAIVILDNMGVNVTGLVAGLGIGGIAIGLAAQGIFSDLFASLSIIFDRPFRVGETIKYDTSTATVERIGLKSTRLRSINGELLVISNTNLLAKEITNYAHLHRRRVTFMIGVVYQTTPTMLRDLPALLEEQVNAAGHAFVRSSFVAFGPSSLDFELLFDVFSDDYDVVTAARTDVAIRLFEAMTAAGYSFAYPTQTTFTAAPDGRMILPYAESVTMKAPDPADG, translated from the coding sequence ATGACCGTCACGATCCCGACCGCCGCCCCGACTGCCGCCGCAAAGGCGGCGCGCGCCAAAACCGATGCCGCCACCAGCAATCCGCTCGCCGACATGCGCGACTGGTGGGACAGCAGCGTCGCCTGGGTGAACAGCCACTGGCTGGAAATCGGGATCGCGGTGGCGCTTGGCCTCGTCATCTATGTCCTGCTCTCGATGATCCGCCGTATCGCGCTGAGGCGCGCGCAGGCGGCGCCGGGCGAGTTCACGCTCACCGACATCGTCGGCCGCGTGATCCACAAGACGAAGTCGCTCGTGCTGGCAATCATCGCCGTGCGGCTGGTCGCGGGTTATGCGCAGCCGCCGGCCCTGTTCATGCAGGCCATCCATTTCGCCTTCACCGTCGCCGTCGTGTTGCAGGCCGCGATATGGGCACGCGAAATCATCCTCGGCCTCATCCAGCGCCGCGCTGCCGAAGGCCATAATGAAACGCTCAGCAACGCGATGGGAATCATCCGGCTGCTCATCAGCGTCGCACTTTTCGCGGTCGCCGCCATCGTCATCCTCGACAATATGGGGGTCAATGTCACCGGGCTGGTCGCGGGCCTCGGCATCGGCGGCATCGCGATCGGCCTTGCCGCGCAGGGCATTTTTTCCGATCTGTTCGCGTCGCTGTCGATCATCTTCGATCGGCCGTTCCGCGTCGGCGAGACGATCAAATATGACACGAGCACCGCAACCGTCGAACGGATTGGCCTGAAAAGCACGCGCCTGCGCTCGATAAACGGCGAGTTGCTCGTCATTTCGAACACCAATCTGCTCGCCAAGGAAATCACCAATTACGCGCATCTGCACCGCCGCCGCGTGACCTTCATGATCGGCGTCGTCTATCAGACCACGCCGACGATGCTGCGCGACCTTCCTGCGCTGCTCGAGGAGCAGGTGAACGCCGCAGGCCATGCGTTTGTTCGTTCCAGCTTTGTCGCTTTCGGCCCGTCCAGCCTCGACTTCGAACTGCTCTTCGACGTGTTCAGCGATGATTATGACGTCGTGACCGCCGCGCGCACCGACGTCGCGATCCGCCTGTTCGAAGCGATGACCGCGGCGGGTTACAGCTTTGCCTATCCGACGCAGACAACCTTCACCGCGGCGCCCGACGGCCGCATGATTCTCCCCTATGCCGAAAGCGTGACGATGAAGGCGCCAGACCCTGCCGATGGCTGA
- a CDS encoding MaoC family dehydratase: protein MATITPQELQSKVGQHLGTSDWVLVDQEMINKFADATGDHQFIHIDEEKAKQTPFGGTIAHGFLTLSLMPMLGQSTDGPKVGGVKMGVNYGCNKVRFLSPVRSGKRVRSHVKLLELEEKRPGQWQQTNEVTIEIEGEEKPALIAEWISQFFV, encoded by the coding sequence ATGGCCACCATCACGCCGCAGGAGTTGCAGTCGAAGGTCGGGCAGCATCTCGGCACCTCCGATTGGGTGCTCGTCGATCAGGAGATGATCAACAAGTTCGCCGATGCGACGGGCGATCATCAGTTCATCCATATCGACGAGGAAAAGGCCAAGCAGACGCCGTTCGGCGGCACGATCGCGCACGGCTTCCTCACCCTGTCGCTGATGCCGATGCTCGGTCAGAGCACCGACGGGCCGAAAGTCGGCGGCGTCAAGATGGGCGTCAACTATGGCTGCAACAAGGTTCGTTTCCTGTCGCCCGTCCGTTCGGGCAAGCGCGTGCGCAGCCATGTGAAGCTGCTCGAACTGGAAGAAAAGCGCCCCGGCCAGTGGCAGCAGACCAACGAAGTGACGATAGAGATCGAGGGCGAGGAAAAGCCCGCCCTGATCGCCGAATGGATCAGCCAGTTTTTCGTTTGA
- a CDS encoding acetyl-CoA C-acyltransferase, translated as MRDAVIVSTARTPLTKAARGSFNNTLAPTLGSFSVKAAVERAGLEGGEIDDVVFGAAMQQGSQTMNVARLIALRSGLPVTVPGMSIDRQCSSGLMTIATAAKQIIVDRQDICVAGGIESISKVSGSGKVFIETDAELIAMHKDTYMPMIGTAEVVAKRYNIGREYQDEYSLQSQQRTAAAQAAGKYDDEIVACKATMAVMDKETKEVSYKEVVADKDECNRPDTTLEGLASLKPVMGEGHTITAGNASQLADGSSACVVMEAKVAEKRGLQPLGRYVGMAVAGTEPDEMGIGPVFAIPKLLERFELKMDDIGLWELNEAFAVQVLYCRDKLGIPNELLNVNGGSISIGHPFGMTGARCVGHALIEGKRRGVKYAVVTMCIGGGQGAAGLFEVF; from the coding sequence ATGCGTGACGCCGTTATCGTTTCCACCGCCCGCACCCCGCTGACCAAGGCGGCGCGCGGCTCGTTCAACAACACGCTCGCCCCGACGCTGGGTTCTTTCTCGGTCAAGGCCGCGGTCGAGCGCGCCGGTCTGGAGGGCGGCGAGATCGACGACGTCGTGTTCGGCGCCGCGATGCAGCAGGGGTCGCAGACGATGAACGTCGCGCGGCTGATCGCGCTGCGTTCGGGCCTGCCCGTCACCGTCCCCGGCATGTCGATCGACCGTCAATGCTCGTCGGGCCTGATGACGATCGCGACCGCCGCGAAGCAGATCATCGTCGACCGTCAGGACATCTGCGTCGCCGGCGGCATCGAAAGCATCTCGAAAGTCAGCGGCAGCGGCAAGGTGTTCATCGAGACCGACGCCGAGCTGATCGCGATGCACAAGGACACTTATATGCCGATGATCGGCACCGCCGAGGTCGTCGCCAAGCGTTACAACATCGGCCGCGAATATCAGGACGAATATTCGCTCCAGTCGCAGCAGCGCACCGCCGCCGCGCAGGCCGCGGGCAAATATGACGACGAGATCGTCGCCTGCAAGGCGACGATGGCGGTGATGGACAAGGAAACCAAGGAAGTCAGCTATAAGGAGGTCGTGGCCGACAAGGACGAATGCAACCGTCCCGACACGACGCTCGAAGGGCTGGCGAGCCTGAAGCCGGTGATGGGCGAAGGCCACACGATCACCGCGGGCAACGCCAGCCAGCTCGCCGATGGCTCGTCGGCGTGCGTCGTGATGGAAGCCAAGGTTGCCGAAAAGCGCGGCCTCCAGCCGCTCGGCCGCTATGTCGGCATGGCGGTCGCCGGCACCGAGCCCGACGAAATGGGCATTGGCCCGGTCTTCGCGATCCCCAAGCTGCTCGAACGCTTCGAATTGAAGATGGACGACATCGGCCTGTGGGAGCTCAACGAAGCCTTTGCGGTGCAGGTGCTCTATTGCCGCGACAAGCTCGGTATTCCGAACGAGCTGCTCAACGTCAACGGCGGCTCGATCTCGATCGGCCACCCCTTCGGCATGACCGGCGCGCGCTGCGTCGGCCACGCGCTGATCGAAGGCAAGCGCCGCGGCGTGAAGTACGCCGTCGTGACAATGTGCATCGGCGGCGGCCAGGGCGCGGCAGGCCTGTTCGAGGTCTTCTGA
- a CDS encoding carboxymuconolactone decarboxylase family protein has product MRLDQPRIEPVDLDRLDADQRTALDPFLASDGGKVGGGKILNIFRTLAHAPRALTAFLAWGNYILSRRNALSPRNRELVILRTGFNCRSGYEWTQHRRIGLDCGLSEDEIARIKAGPDAGGWNDLDRAMLRATDELTADHFVSDTTWAALAPLGDKGRMDLVMTVGQYTQVSMILNSFGIQVEEGWEVDPDLKA; this is encoded by the coding sequence TTGCGCCTAGACCAACCGCGCATCGAGCCGGTCGATCTGGACCGGCTCGATGCCGACCAGCGCACCGCGCTAGACCCCTTCCTCGCCAGCGATGGCGGCAAGGTCGGGGGCGGCAAGATCCTCAACATCTTCCGCACGCTGGCGCATGCGCCCAGGGCGCTCACGGCCTTCCTCGCGTGGGGCAACTATATCCTGTCGCGGCGCAATGCGCTGAGCCCACGGAATCGCGAACTCGTCATCCTGCGCACCGGCTTTAACTGCCGTTCGGGTTACGAGTGGACGCAGCACAGGCGCATCGGGCTCGATTGCGGATTGAGCGAGGACGAGATCGCCCGGATCAAGGCGGGACCCGACGCGGGCGGCTGGAACGACCTCGACCGCGCCATGCTGCGCGCGACCGACGAACTCACCGCCGACCATTTCGTCAGCGACACGACCTGGGCCGCGCTCGCGCCGCTCGGCGACAAGGGACGGATGGACCTGGTGATGACGGTGGGGCAATATACGCAGGTCTCGATGATCCTGAACAGCTTCGGCATTCAGGTCGAGGAAGGATGGGAGGTCGACCCCGACCTCAAGGCCTGA
- a CDS encoding putative quinol monooxygenase → MTAIGIIATLRVQPGKEEAFEGVFAELAAAVNANEAGNSFYKLFRTEAAGVYKVMECYDNEAAVEAHRASEHFRSLGAKLGPCLAGAPEIEKLTGA, encoded by the coding sequence ATGACTGCCATCGGCATTATCGCCACGCTGCGCGTGCAGCCGGGCAAGGAAGAGGCGTTCGAAGGCGTCTTCGCCGAACTCGCCGCCGCGGTGAACGCGAACGAGGCGGGCAACAGCTTTTACAAGCTGTTCCGCACCGAGGCGGCGGGCGTTTACAAGGTCATGGAATGTTATGACAATGAAGCCGCGGTCGAGGCGCACCGCGCGTCGGAGCATTTCCGCTCGCTGGGGGCGAAGCTCGGCCCGTGCCTGGCGGGTGCACCCGAGATCGAGAAGCTGACCGGCGCCTGA
- the soxR gene encoding redox-sensitive transcriptional activator SoxR — protein sequence MHRTDLIAIGELAARTGVAVSAIRFYEAKGLIEALRTRGGQRRFLRADIRRVSFILIAQQMGLSLEEIGAELARLPAGRTPNAADWTRISTGLRARIDAQIAALTRTRGLIDQCIGCGCLSLRKCGLYNAQDKAAQRGAGPRYVLGDRAGEIAEVT from the coding sequence ATGCACCGCACCGACCTCATCGCCATTGGCGAGCTTGCTGCGCGCACCGGCGTCGCGGTGTCGGCGATCCGTTTTTACGAAGCGAAGGGGCTGATCGAGGCGCTGCGTACGCGCGGGGGGCAGCGCCGTTTCCTGCGCGCCGACATCCGCCGCGTGTCGTTCATCCTGATCGCGCAGCAAATGGGGCTGAGTCTCGAGGAGATCGGCGCGGAACTCGCGCGGCTGCCCGCCGGACGCACGCCGAATGCCGCCGACTGGACGCGGATCAGCACCGGGCTGCGCGCGCGTATCGACGCGCAGATCGCGGCGCTGACGCGAACGCGCGGGCTGATTGACCAGTGCATCGGTTGCGGCTGCCTGTCGCTCAGGAAATGCGGGCTCTATAATGCGCAGGACAAGGCGGCACAGCGCGGCGCCGGACCACGCTATGTGCTGGGCGACCGGGCGGGGGAGATTGCGGAGGTGACGTGA
- a CDS encoding VOC family protein — protein MTHPFIEHVNLTVSDPDRTAGILSAIFGWHERWRGPARDGGRTIHLGSDTAYIALYTGPDDERESARYPKGEPLNHVGVQVDDLDTIEMRVKAVGLAPFNHGDYEPGRRFYFFDPDGIEYEVVSYAEPRPR, from the coding sequence GTGACGCACCCCTTCATCGAACATGTAAACCTGACCGTCAGCGATCCCGACCGCACCGCCGGCATCCTGTCGGCGATCTTCGGCTGGCACGAACGCTGGCGCGGCCCGGCGCGCGATGGTGGGCGCACGATCCACCTCGGCAGCGACACGGCCTATATCGCGCTCTACACCGGCCCCGACGACGAACGCGAAAGCGCCCGCTACCCGAAGGGCGAACCGCTCAATCATGTCGGGGTGCAGGTCGACGACCTCGACACCATCGAAATGCGCGTGAAGGCGGTCGGCCTTGCCCCCTTCAATCATGGCGATTACGAGCCCGGTCGTCGCTTCTATTTCTTCGACCCCGACGGCATCGAATATGAAGTCGTCAGCTACGCCGAGCCGCGGCCACGTTGA
- a CDS encoding pyridoxamine 5'-phosphate oxidase family protein, producing MSNDIKQQFWKALADSPNLMVGATGERAHHIPMRAQLDRDADSAFWFFTATDNRLAGGGPAMAQFVSKDHRLFACISGTLRRETDRAALDKLWNNGVAAWYEGGKDDPRLLLLRFDLDDAEIWTADPGIKGLFKLATGMTMKEGDLGGHAEVAL from the coding sequence ATGAGCAACGATATCAAGCAGCAATTCTGGAAGGCGCTGGCCGACAGCCCCAATCTGATGGTGGGTGCTACTGGCGAGCGCGCGCATCACATCCCGATGCGGGCGCAGCTCGACAGGGACGCTGACAGCGCCTTCTGGTTCTTCACTGCGACCGACAATCGCCTTGCGGGCGGCGGCCCGGCGATGGCGCAATTCGTGTCGAAGGACCATCGCCTTTTCGCGTGCATTTCGGGGACTCTGCGCCGCGAAACCGACCGCGCGGCGCTCGACAAGCTGTGGAACAACGGCGTCGCCGCCTGGTATGAGGGCGGCAAGGACGACCCCAGGCTCCTGCTGCTGCGCTTCGACCTCGACGACGCTGAAATCTGGACCGCCGATCCGGGGATCAAGGGCTTGTTCAAGCTGGCGACGGGAATGACGATGAAGGAAGGCGACCTTGGCGGACACGCCGAAGTGGCGCTTTAG
- a CDS encoding IS5-like element ISSpal2 family transposase — protein sequence MRGDDIGTERLFSYVSCEARVSASHPLRPIRAIVDEVLEVLSADFEGMYAKTGRPSIAPGKLLRALLLQAFYSIRSERQLMEQMDYNLLFRWFVGLSMDAAVWDASMFTKNRDRLLEGDVATRFLAAVVAQARGRDLLSDEHFSVDGTLIDAWASMNSFRPRDDGEGPAGAGRNAERDFRGEKRSNQTHASTTDPEAKLYRKANGQSSRMAFMGHGLMENRNGLVVGALVTQATGTAEREAALVLVDELKATGRITLGADKAYDARAFVQALRARKVTPHIARNEQINQAGERRRRSAIDGRTTRHPGYAISLAVRKRIEEVFGWARTVGGPRKTRHKGTDRVGQAFTLTAVACNLVRLPKPMVAA from the coding sequence ATGCGGGGGGACGACATTGGGACGGAGAGGCTGTTTTCCTATGTGAGTTGCGAGGCTCGGGTTTCTGCGAGCCATCCGCTTCGGCCGATCCGGGCGATTGTCGATGAAGTGCTGGAGGTGCTGTCGGCCGATTTTGAGGGGATGTACGCGAAGACGGGGCGTCCCTCGATCGCGCCTGGGAAGCTGCTGCGCGCGTTGCTGCTACAAGCCTTTTATTCGATCCGATCGGAACGCCAGTTGATGGAGCAGATGGACTACAATCTGCTGTTCCGCTGGTTCGTGGGTCTGTCGATGGATGCGGCGGTTTGGGACGCCTCGATGTTCACCAAGAACCGTGACCGGCTTCTGGAAGGTGATGTGGCGACCAGGTTCCTCGCCGCGGTCGTGGCGCAGGCCCGAGGCCGCGATCTCCTTTCAGACGAGCATTTCTCGGTGGACGGTACGCTGATCGACGCCTGGGCTTCGATGAACAGCTTCCGCCCCAGGGATGATGGCGAGGGACCGGCGGGGGCCGGGCGCAATGCCGAACGCGACTTTCGCGGCGAGAAGCGGTCGAACCAGACGCATGCCTCGACCACCGATCCCGAAGCGAAGCTCTATCGCAAGGCCAACGGTCAGTCGTCGCGCATGGCCTTCATGGGGCATGGGCTAATGGAGAACCGCAATGGCCTGGTGGTCGGCGCGCTCGTCACTCAGGCCACAGGCACCGCCGAACGTGAGGCGGCACTGGTTTTGGTCGATGAACTCAAAGCCACCGGCCGCATCACCCTGGGCGCGGACAAGGCTTACGACGCACGCGCGTTCGTTCAGGCTCTGCGCGCCCGCAAGGTCACGCCGCATATCGCTCGCAACGAGCAGATCAACCAGGCCGGTGAACGACGACGCAGAAGCGCCATCGACGGTCGCACCACCCGCCATCCCGGCTACGCCATCAGCTTGGCGGTTCGAAAGCGGATCGAAGAAGTGTTCGGTTGGGCCAGGACCGTCGGTGGCCCGCGTAAAACGCGCCACAAGGGCACCGATCGCGTCGGCCAGGCTTTCACCTTGACCGCCGTCGCCTGCAACCTCGTCCGGCTGCCGAAGCCAATGGTGGCCGCATGA